Genomic segment of Cyanobacteriota bacterium:
CTTCGACTCTAGCAAATCTGGTTTTGTTTACTCCATCGTAGATCAAGCGAGTTTTGATTGCAATTGCTCTATCCGTTGATAGATTCCAGTTATCGTAATTTCCATAAGAAAAATCCTTACCGTCTGTATGCCCTGCAACAACTATGGAGCTGATTTTATTCTTGATTACATTAGCGACTTTGTCTATTAGTGATCTTGCTTCTCCAGTCAATGCCGCTGAGCCAGAGGGGAAGACCTCCATGTTCTCATCGTCTTTAATTTCAATTAGGATACCTTGTTCAACTAAATTAAATTCAACTTTGTCGAGTAAGCCTTCATCAGAGCTAATTTCTAATTGCTTCTGTAAATCATTTTTCATTTTACTTTGTACTTCTTTTTTGTTTTGCCCAGTGAGTACGAGTTTTTGGAATTCAAGGAAGCTAGCACCACCTTCCATTCTCCCTGGGTTACCAGGTCTTTTGGCACCGCCAAAAATGAAAACATTGCCTTGCATAGGACCAGTTTGAGTTGGTTGTTTAAAGAAATTGGCAACGGCTGATTTTGCACTTGGGTCGACATTGACTAACCATAGAAGTAAAAACAAACACATCATCGCCGTAACAAAATCGGCATAGGCAACTTTCCAGGCACCACCATGATGTCCATGTCCTGCTACTTTCTTAATTATCTTTTTGATAATTATTGGTTCGTCTTTTTTAATTTGTGCTGCAGCCATTTTTTTCCCTTCTAATAGACTTCCTGCGAAAGTCCTCTTTATCTTCACTAACGGAACTAGTGCTTCTCACCGTTCCGACCTTTTTTGTGTCGACATCACTAGCAAAACTTCGTTTTGCAGGATGTCTAATATAGTTATTCCTGTAAAGCTCTCGGTTATATGCTCGATCCCCTAGTTCAAAAAGATGATTTTTGTTGATTTTGCTTGTGTTTCACTGATAAAAGGCCGATTATATAAAGCACCCAGAGGTGGGTCAAAATAAGAGAGGCAAATTTGGAGCTTAGTAAAAAGGTCAATAAATTATCAGGTATCAAGAAAAAATTTTTGAAAAACGTTGTTGAGACTTCAAGTCCAATTCAATTAGTGATTTTGCTATATGAGGGTTGTCTTCAATGGTTACATATGTCCAAAGAAGAGATTCGCAAGAACAAGAATAATAAATTAGCTAATTGGTCAGACTATGCAAATTATATGGCTATGGCTATTGATATTTTGAATTATATGCATGATACCTTGGACGTTGAAGCGAGTAAGGATTTTGCAATCCCAATGTCAGAGCTTTATACTTTTATGAAGATGAGATTGTTTAAGGCGAACATCGCGAAAGATCCCAAGGTGATAGATGAGGTTGTTGATCTTGTGAAAGATCTTAAGGACACGTGGAAACAAGCCATAAAGCAAGATGTTTCAATTAGCTGATAAAATACAGGTGCTACCTGTATGCTGCAATTAAAAAACATCCGTAAAAGTTTTGGTGACAATCTAATACTCAAAGATATCAATCTTGAGATAGAAGATGGTGAGTTTATAGTTTTTTTGGGTCCGAGTGGTTGCGGTAAGACAACACTAGTTCGCATTATTGCTGGCTTAGAAGAAGCAGATTCTGGTCTGATCAAACATGGTGATAGAGAGATTCAGCAACTTGCTCCCAAGGATAGAGACTTGTCTATGGTTTTTCAAAACTACGCGCTCTACCCGCACAAATCAGTTTATGACAATCTTGCCTTTCCTTTGCAAATTGCAGGAGCTGCCAAGTCAGAGATCGATGCAACTGTCAAAAGACTCGCTGCAAAATTAGGGTTGCTTGAGTACTTGGAACGTAAACCCAAAGAACTTTCTGGTGGTCAAAGACAAAGGGTCGCACTGGCACGGGCAATGGCAAAGAAACCAAAAATATTTTTACTAGATGAGCCTTTGAGTAACTTAGACGCTAAGTTACGCACTCAGATGCGTCATGAACTTTTTAATTTGCACAAAGAATCATCGGCAACATTTATATATGTAACCCATGATCAAATTGAAGCCCTGAGTTTGGCCGATAAGATAGTTGTGCTAAATGATGGTGAGATTCAACAGATTGCTAGCCCAGAAGAAATCTATTCAAATCCAGCGAATATGTTTGTCGCAGGTTTTATTGGTGCTCCTGCAACGAATATCTTTATGCTTAATGGGCAGCAGGTCGGTATTCGGCCCGAGTTTTTTGCTTTAGAAGAATCAGCCATGCAGCAAGAATCTATTGAAGTTATGGTATCTAATATCGAAATCCTAGCTAGTGAAGTCCTCATTTATTGTCAATATAAGGATCAACAAGTTATAGTCAAGCTCACAAGAGCCAATTTAGACACTAATTCACTGAAAACACGCTTAATGACTAAAAATAATAGTGTATTACCTTTATTTTATGATCCAAATGTGATATATTATTTTTAGTGACTCAATGGAGAGAATTATGACAAGGGTGAGGTAGTTTACTTTCCTTCTTACATAATTCGTAATATAGTAAAGGCATGACACAAACAGACCCATTTATCTCTCGTCAAATCGATCTTAACCTAGATATAGGCCAAGGTGTTACACAGTTCTTAACTGAACAGGAAATTATGCCTTATGCTACATCAGTCAATGTTTCTACTGGCGCTCATGCCGGTGAACCAGCTTTAATTAATAAGTCACTTGAAACAGTCAAAGAAAACGGCCAACTTGCATTAGGTGCTTTAGTTTCTTACCCGGACTTGATTGGTTATGGTGAGCGCAAGATCCAATTATCGAATGAAGAACTAAGAGCTACTATATTAGTTCAGCTCGGTGGTCTTGCTGCTCTTGCAAAAACTCACAATCTTGAGTTGCAACAAGTGAGAACTCATGGTTATTTATATCAGCAAATGGCAAGCAATTATTCAGTCGCTGAGACGGTTGCAAAGTCAATCCAAGAATTTAGTAAGTGGTTAACTTTAATTGGACCTGTGAGCCCAGCTCTTCAAGAAGTTGGTTCTTGGACTAATGTGCGCGTTGCTTTTGAAGGAAGGGTAGATCTTCGCTATAAGGCGGATGGGTCCGTAATCCCTTTTGATATGGAACATGATTCTAATTTAGATACTGAGACTATTGCTCAAAGAGCAAGAGATTTAGTATATAAATCCGTAGCCAAGATAGAAAATGGTAGTGAAATTGAACTTAATTTTCAGACTATTCATCTTCCATCCAGAATTAGAAACGCTGTGGAGATTGCTAAGTTAGTGAGAGGAATGGTCCTTAAGCCTCTGTCCCTTAAGACAGTAGATTATGAGCCTTACTTATCAGAATTTATTTGATCTTTTAAAAAAAGATGCTAGAATAAAATAACATAAATGGGGACCAGGGAAAACACCTAACGGGGAAAACAAAAAAAGATAAAATAAGAGGGACACATAAGTGAAA
This window contains:
- a CDS encoding OmpA family protein → MAAAQIKKDEPIIIKKIIKKVAGHGHHGGAWKVAYADFVTAMMCLFLLLWLVNVDPSAKSAVANFFKQPTQTGPMQGNVFIFGGAKRPGNPGRMEGGASFLEFQKLVLTGQNKKEVQSKMKNDLQKQLEISSDEGLLDKVEFNLVEQGILIEIKDDENMEVFPSGSAALTGEARSLIDKVANVIKNKISSIVVAGHTDGKDFSYGNYDNWNLSTDRAIAIKTRLIYDGVNKTRFARVEGYADSQLKDPELPLAAANRRITILLLQDGEEKNLKPKYLDEQASLGKEVRAARQKESEQKQSGNLSIKEYGASAGKSDKPLSLDELKRQKARQSFRKRHPEGTGSVPAAGGHGEEASGGNEAAPAPSGGGGGH
- the fliS gene encoding flagellar export chaperone FliS — encoded protein: MKNVVETSSPIQLVILLYEGCLQWLHMSKEEIRKNKNNKLANWSDYANYMAMAIDILNYMHDTLDVEASKDFAIPMSELYTFMKMRLFKANIAKDPKVIDEVVDLVKDLKDTWKQAIKQDVSIS
- a CDS encoding ABC transporter ATP-binding protein, with the protein product MLQLKNIRKSFGDNLILKDINLEIEDGEFIVFLGPSGCGKTTLVRIIAGLEEADSGLIKHGDREIQQLAPKDRDLSMVFQNYALYPHKSVYDNLAFPLQIAGAAKSEIDATVKRLAAKLGLLEYLERKPKELSGGQRQRVALARAMAKKPKIFLLDEPLSNLDAKLRTQMRHELFNLHKESSATFIYVTHDQIEALSLADKIVVLNDGEIQQIASPEEIYSNPANMFVAGFIGAPATNIFMLNGQQVGIRPEFFALEESAMQQESIEVMVSNIEILASEVLIYCQYKDQQVIVKLTRANLDTNSLKTRLMTKNNSVLPLFYDPNVIYYF
- a CDS encoding LamB/YcsF family protein, whose amino-acid sequence is MTQTDPFISRQIDLNLDIGQGVTQFLTEQEIMPYATSVNVSTGAHAGEPALINKSLETVKENGQLALGALVSYPDLIGYGERKIQLSNEELRATILVQLGGLAALAKTHNLELQQVRTHGYLYQQMASNYSVAETVAKSIQEFSKWLTLIGPVSPALQEVGSWTNVRVAFEGRVDLRYKADGSVIPFDMEHDSNLDTETIAQRARDLVYKSVAKIENGSEIELNFQTIHLPSRIRNAVEIAKLVRGMVLKPLSLKTVDYEPYLSEFI